In a genomic window of Sarcophilus harrisii chromosome 4, mSarHar1.11, whole genome shotgun sequence:
- the SLC25A44 gene encoding solute carrier family 25 member 44, whose amino-acid sequence MEDKRNIPIIEWEHLDKKKFYVFGLAMTMMIRISVYPFALIRTRLQIQKGKSLYQGTFDAFVKILRTDGVLGLYRGFLVNTLTLVSGQCYVTTYELTRRFVSKYSQSNTVKSLVAGSSASLVAQSITVPIDVVSQHLMMQRKGETMGRFQVYRCTEGRGIVAFGQTKYIIQQILRADGVRGFYRGYVASLLTYIPNSALWWPFYHFYAEQLSHICPKDCPHIIFQAISGPLAAATASVITNPMDIVRARVQVEGKSSIILTFKQLLAEEGPWGFMKGLSARIIAATPSTMVVVIGYESLKKFSLRPELVDSGHW is encoded by the exons ATGGAGGATAAACGCAACATCCCAATCATTGAGTGGGAACATCTGGACAAGAAGAAGTTCTATGTCTTTGGTTTGGCGATGACCATGATGATCCGAATCAGCGTCTACCCCTTCGCCCTCATCCGCACACGGCTCCAGATACAGAAGGGCAAGAGCCTCTATCAAGGAACCTTTGATGCCTTTGTGAAGATTCTGCGGACAGATGGGGTGTTGGGCCTCTATCGGGGCTTCTTGGTCAACACACTCACCCTGGTCTCTGGCCAGTGCTATGTTACCACCTATGAGCTCACCCGAAGGTTTGTGTCGAAGTACAGCCAGAGCAACACAGTGAAGTCACTAGTGGCTGGTAGCTCAGCCTCATTGGTGGCCCAGAGCATAACAGTGCCCATTGATGTGGTCTCCCAGCACCTGATGATGCAGCGCAAGGGCGAGACCATGGGCCGCTTCCAGGTGTATCGGTGTACAGAGGGCCGGGGGATAGTGGCCTTTGGCCAAACCAAGTATATCATTCAGCAGATCCTGCGAGCTGATGGAGTACGGGGCTTCTACCGAGGTTATGTGGCTTCTCTACTCACCTACATACCCAATAGTGCTTTATGGTGGCCCTTCTACCACTTTTATGCAG AGCAGCTCTCCCATATCTGTCCTAAGGACTGCCCCCACATAATCTTCCAAGCCATTTCTGGGCCCCTGGCTGCAGCCACCGCCTCCGTCATCACCAACCCAATGGACATCGTCCGAGCCAGAGTACAG GTGGAGGGCAAGAGCTCAATCATCTTGACTTTCAAGCAGCTGTTGGCAGAGGAGGGGCCCTGGGGCTTCATGAAAGGTCTCTCTGCCAGGATCATTGCAGCCACACCCTCCACCATGGTCGTAGTGATAGGCTATGAGAGTCTTAAGAAGTTCAGTCTTAGGCCAGAACTGGTGGACTCCGGACACTGGTAA
- the LOC100935048 gene encoding polyamine-modulated factor 1 translates to MANASGSNVGGSSGEVVGGEESSLAEGSSTGRIPKVKVLDTVVDTFLQKLVSAGSYERFAKCYKRFYKLQPEMTRLIYDQFITQLQTSIREEIATIKEEGNLEAVLNSLDKILEEAEDRKEPAWRPSGIPEDDVRSTLIPYFLQQQSSLKQLVQEQEKENVKLAEMVLEGRKQVLELQQQIQARKQAWQALSKNQRELAAVLKDPE, encoded by the exons ATGGCGAACGCGAGCGGCAGTAACGTCGGCGGCAGCAGCGGCGAAGTGGTGGGAGGCGAGGAGTCGTCCCTGGCGGAGGGCTCGTCTACCGGTCGTATTCCGAAGGTGAAGGTTCTGGACACCGTTGTGGACACTTTCCTTCAGAAGCTAGTATCTGCCGGGAG TTATGAGCGATTTGCCAAATGTTACAAGCGCTTCTACAAACTCCAACCTGAAATGACACGACTAATTTATGACCAGTTTATAACTCAGTTGCAGACATCCATCCGG GAAGAAATTGCCACAATTAAGGAAGAAGGGAATCTAGAAGCTGTTTTGAATTCTCTTGATAAGATTTTGGAGGAGGCCGAGGACCGAAAGGAGCCAGCATG GCGCCCCAGTGGGATTCCTGAAGATGATGTGCGCAGTACGCTGATACCCTACTTCTTACAGCAACAGTCATCCCTGAAGCAACTGGTCcaggagcaggagaaagaaaatgtcaaactagCTGAAATGGTCCTGGAAGGGCGGAAGCAAGTGCTGGAGTTACAGCAACAGATACAGGCCCGAAAGCAAGCTTGGCAG